One Fundidesulfovibrio terrae genomic window carries:
- a CDS encoding type II toxin-antitoxin system HicA family toxin: MNGREVIERLKAEGWAIDRIRGSHHVMMKEGCLVPVPVHGSRDIPAGTLAAIQRQTGVKLK; encoded by the coding sequence ATGAACGGACGCGAAGTGATCGAGCGGCTCAAGGCCGAAGGCTGGGCGATCGACCGCATCCGGGGCAGCCATCACGTCATGATGAAAGAGGGCTGTCTTGTGCCTGTACCCGTTCACGGCTCACGCGACATACCAGCCGGAACGCTGGCCGCCATCCAGCGTCAGACCGGCGTGAAGCTCAAATAG
- a CDS encoding DUF429 domain-containing protein, producing the protein MRVYGVDFTSAPCATKPLVVAEGELAGRELSISALRAVGGARAEDVFENLLCLLLDTGPVVAGFDFPFSQSHKMLSAANPVFSDLGWPACWEAFASRIAALRREEFVGLFEDYKRHRKAGDKQHKRAADARAKAQSPQTLYYTPVGKMYFEGVKVFLRGDFCVVPVRMNDSPVVAVEAYPGLFVRAIANGPGYKCENRKKMGPQLRRTRRERREAILGSMEGPHLRARYGFTATMAPEVRKAALDDDTGDSLDSLICAIQAAWAWSKRNENFGLPGPHFIDPAILAFEGWIMDPHCRVQD; encoded by the coding sequence ATGCGTGTATACGGCGTGGATTTCACTAGCGCGCCCTGCGCGACGAAACCCCTGGTGGTGGCGGAAGGAGAGCTTGCCGGGAGGGAGTTGAGTATTTCAGCCCTGCGCGCCGTGGGCGGCGCGCGAGCGGAGGATGTATTCGAAAACCTGCTGTGCCTGCTCCTGGACACCGGTCCTGTTGTGGCCGGGTTCGATTTTCCCTTCTCGCAGTCCCATAAGATGCTCTCGGCGGCCAATCCCGTTTTCTCGGATCTTGGTTGGCCAGCGTGTTGGGAGGCTTTCGCATCCCGCATCGCCGCTCTACGGCGGGAGGAGTTCGTCGGCCTGTTCGAAGACTACAAGCGCCACCGCAAGGCCGGGGACAAGCAGCACAAAAGGGCGGCCGACGCCCGGGCCAAGGCCCAGAGCCCGCAGACCCTGTATTATACCCCAGTGGGCAAGATGTATTTCGAGGGCGTGAAGGTGTTTCTGCGTGGGGATTTCTGCGTGGTGCCAGTGCGGATGAACGATTCGCCGGTGGTGGCCGTGGAGGCCTATCCCGGCCTTTTCGTGCGGGCCATTGCGAACGGCCCGGGCTACAAGTGTGAGAACCGGAAAAAGATGGGGCCGCAACTGCGGCGCACCCGCCGGGAGAGGCGGGAGGCCATACTCGGGAGTATGGAAGGCCCGCATCTTCGCGCAAGGTACGGATTCACGGCGACCATGGCTCCCGAAGTGCGGAAGGCCGCCCTGGACGACGACACGGGCGACTCTCTCGATAGCCTTATCTGCGCGATCCAGGCCGCCTGGGCTTGGTCCAAACGAAACGAGAACTTCGGTCTGCCCGGCCCCCACTTCATCGACCCTGCCATCCTGGCCTTCGAGGGCTGGATCATGGACCCGCACTGTCGGGTGCAGGACTGA
- a CDS encoding type II toxin-antitoxin system HicB family antitoxin: MEIRYPAVLHPEETGGYHVQFVDMDDTFTYGETEEEALFNATEALSVMLEAKLEHGQPIPVPSPNVPDGHYVSPDAKTQAALLVHFARGDRPLADLARALGTSWPSAKRLEDPSHWPSLKTLERAAAALGKKLVLAFE, from the coding sequence ATGGAGATCCGTTATCCGGCTGTCCTGCACCCGGAAGAAACCGGGGGATACCATGTCCAGTTCGTGGATATGGATGACACCTTCACCTACGGCGAAACCGAGGAGGAGGCTCTGTTCAACGCGACAGAAGCGCTCTCGGTGATGCTGGAAGCCAAGCTCGAACACGGCCAGCCCATCCCCGTGCCCTCCCCCAACGTTCCGGATGGGCATTACGTGTCGCCGGACGCGAAAACCCAGGCCGCGCTGCTGGTTCACTTCGCCCGAGGCGACCGCCCGCTGGCGGACCTTGCCAGGGCGCTGGGCACGTCGTGGCCGTCCGCAAAGCGCCTGGAAGACCCCTCCCACTGGCCGTCGCTCAAAACGTTGGAGCGGGCAGCCGCGGCGTTGGGCAAGAAACTGGTGCTGGCGTTCGAGTGA
- a CDS encoding class I SAM-dependent methyltransferase yields the protein MASVYDAATAWALDPLRREVAALAVASGAGRALDVCCGTGRQCLFLHRAGVRATGLDISPAMLIRAARQPMPGELVLGDARRLPFPDAAFDFCSVALALHEKPPQARPAIMGEMLRVTRPGGMVAVVDYLKPDTAARGILALGVKAVERLAGREHHAYYAHFMAGGGLEGFLAGLGIAPVEIRWGLFGLIGIAVLRA from the coding sequence ATGGCGTCCGTGTACGACGCGGCCACGGCCTGGGCGCTTGATCCGCTCAGGCGCGAGGTGGCGGCCCTGGCAGTCGCGAGCGGGGCCGGGCGCGCCCTGGACGTGTGCTGCGGCACGGGGCGGCAATGCCTGTTTCTTCACCGCGCGGGAGTGCGGGCAACGGGCCTGGACATCTCGCCGGCCATGCTGATCCGGGCGGCTCGCCAGCCTATGCCTGGAGAGCTGGTGCTGGGTGACGCACGGCGGCTGCCGTTTCCGGACGCGGCCTTCGATTTTTGCTCAGTCGCCCTGGCCCTGCACGAGAAGCCGCCCCAGGCGCGCCCGGCCATCATGGGCGAGATGCTTCGGGTCACTCGCCCCGGCGGCATGGTGGCGGTGGTGGACTATCTCAAGCCGGATACGGCCGCGCGCGGGATCCTGGCGCTTGGCGTCAAGGCGGTGGAACGCCTGGCCGGGCGCGAGCACCACGCTTATTACGCCCATTTCATGGCCGGTGGCGGGCTGGAGGGATTTCTCGCCGGGCTGGGGATTGCCCCGGTCGAAATACGGTGGGGCCTGTTCGGGCTCATAGGAATTGCGGTGTTGCGCGCGTGA
- a CDS encoding YkgJ family cysteine cluster protein has translation MKSVHFDCIRCGQCCRASIQLGLAEALEYDQEFLLALVFSMETWNLGDFKKNHPAVPITHEELLTTLAFRKDKLALDQSRDTVFQVGRVRATGERVVTFLSVSACGLGDFEAGAAKCPALDAAGSCSIYERRPLGCRVFPLDALYPEMLQNVPLAPLEKRLPCDFSQQAPLFWSEGKLVDPEARALLEARQEVIRKDSVFLPYYGMAASNFSPMPSLSDVLLAIKGNGKLDLPFVPALVYLVASGQVSPKRAETCLTRQTQLAAKAVDAALARKDKAERARTTVLRNCLSLMESFRGRIAQAADGFSASEG, from the coding sequence ATGAAAAGCGTTCATTTCGACTGCATTCGCTGCGGCCAGTGCTGCCGGGCCAGCATTCAGCTGGGCTTGGCCGAGGCCCTGGAGTACGACCAGGAATTCCTGCTGGCCCTGGTGTTCTCCATGGAAACCTGGAACCTGGGCGACTTCAAGAAGAACCACCCGGCAGTGCCCATCACCCACGAGGAGCTCCTCACCACCCTGGCCTTCCGCAAGGACAAGCTGGCCCTGGACCAGAGCCGGGACACCGTGTTCCAGGTGGGGCGCGTGCGCGCCACCGGCGAGCGCGTGGTGACGTTTCTTTCCGTGAGCGCCTGCGGCCTGGGCGACTTCGAGGCGGGCGCGGCCAAGTGCCCGGCCCTGGACGCGGCAGGGTCGTGCTCCATCTACGAGCGCCGGCCCCTGGGCTGCCGCGTCTTCCCCCTGGACGCCCTGTACCCGGAGATGCTCCAGAACGTCCCCCTGGCACCGCTCGAGAAACGCCTGCCCTGCGATTTCAGCCAGCAGGCCCCGCTCTTCTGGAGCGAGGGCAAGCTCGTGGACCCCGAGGCGCGCGCCCTGCTGGAAGCCAGGCAGGAGGTAATCCGCAAGGATTCCGTGTTCCTGCCCTATTACGGCATGGCCGCGTCCAACTTCAGTCCCATGCCCAGCCTTTCGGACGTGCTGCTGGCCATCAAGGGCAACGGCAAGCTGGACCTGCCCTTCGTGCCCGCACTGGTCTACCTGGTGGCCTCGGGCCAGGTGAGCCCGAAGCGCGCCGAAACGTGTCTTACGCGCCAGACGCAGCTCGCCGCCAAGGCCGTGGACGCGGCCCTGGCCCGCAAGGACAAGGCCGAGCGCGCCCGCACCACGGTTCTGCGCAACTGCCTGTCGCTCATGGAGTCCTTTCGGGGGCGCATCGCTCAGGCGGCCGACGGGTTCTCAGCTTCGGAGGGATGA
- the malQ gene encoding 4-alpha-glucanotransferase yields the protein MHRRGAGVLLHVTSLPSPYGVGDMGPGARAFLDFLARAGQSCWQILPLTPTSSFIGDSPYSSDSAFAGNHLLLSPDLLVQDGWIEPVELGEVSDHDPSRAAFPAAAAFKERLIEAAFARNSGKLKNNGRFERFRADNVHWLDDYCLFKAVKHSLGGMSWTRWPAELRDRHPDALEERRDALATKILKEAFAQFLFAQQWTALKAYASSLDILIIGDAPIYVTQDSADVWANPKLFKLGLDGEPVSVAGVPPDYFSETGQRWGNPVYNWAEHERTCFAWWIMRLAHNFKLYDFVRLDHFRGFAGYWEIPAEEKTAVNGTWMDAPGEAFFKALLRHFPTLPILAEDLGVITPDVRELRDGCGFPGMKVLQFAFGPGVGENLDAPHHHVENSVAYTGTHDNNTTRGWFENDADEPSRMAFFDYVGRWMDSGEVPWAMLRLAYMSVARLAVAPMQDLLALGQEARMNMPSKAKGNWTWRCPAHALSDELAAKLKAMTGLYGRGR from the coding sequence ATGCACAGACGCGGCGCGGGAGTGCTTCTTCACGTCACAAGCCTGCCCTCCCCCTACGGGGTGGGCGACATGGGCCCGGGGGCGCGGGCCTTCCTCGATTTTCTGGCCCGGGCCGGGCAGTCCTGCTGGCAGATACTGCCGCTGACTCCCACATCGAGCTTCATCGGCGATTCGCCGTACTCGTCTGACTCGGCCTTCGCGGGCAACCACCTGCTCTTAAGCCCCGATCTGCTCGTCCAGGACGGCTGGATCGAGCCCGTCGAACTGGGCGAGGTGTCCGACCACGATCCCTCACGCGCAGCCTTCCCGGCCGCCGCCGCCTTCAAGGAACGCCTCATTGAGGCGGCGTTCGCCCGCAACTCTGGAAAACTTAAAAATAACGGTAGGTTCGAGCGATTTCGCGCGGACAACGTTCACTGGCTCGACGACTACTGCCTGTTCAAGGCCGTCAAACACTCCCTGGGGGGGATGTCCTGGACGCGCTGGCCCGCCGAACTGCGCGACCGCCACCCGGACGCACTCGAGGAGCGCCGGGACGCCCTGGCCACGAAAATCCTCAAGGAAGCCTTCGCCCAGTTCCTGTTCGCGCAGCAATGGACCGCGCTCAAGGCATACGCGTCCTCCCTGGACATCCTCATCATCGGCGACGCGCCTATCTACGTCACCCAGGACAGCGCCGACGTTTGGGCCAACCCGAAACTCTTCAAGCTCGGGCTGGACGGCGAACCCGTCAGCGTGGCGGGAGTCCCGCCGGACTACTTCAGCGAGACCGGCCAGCGCTGGGGCAACCCGGTCTACAACTGGGCCGAACACGAGCGCACCTGTTTCGCCTGGTGGATCATGCGCCTGGCCCACAACTTCAAGCTCTACGATTTCGTGCGCCTGGACCACTTCCGGGGCTTCGCCGGCTACTGGGAAATCCCGGCCGAGGAAAAGACCGCCGTGAATGGTACTTGGATGGACGCGCCGGGCGAGGCGTTCTTCAAGGCATTGCTCAGGCACTTCCCTACCCTGCCCATCCTTGCCGAAGACCTCGGCGTCATCACGCCGGACGTGCGCGAACTGCGCGACGGGTGCGGATTTCCGGGCATGAAGGTGCTCCAGTTCGCCTTCGGGCCGGGCGTGGGCGAGAATCTCGACGCGCCGCACCACCACGTGGAGAACAGCGTGGCCTACACCGGCACCCACGACAACAACACCACCCGGGGATGGTTCGAGAACGACGCCGACGAGCCCTCGCGCATGGCCTTCTTCGACTACGTGGGGCGCTGGATGGACTCCGGCGAGGTGCCCTGGGCCATGCTTAGGCTGGCCTACATGAGCGTGGCGCGTCTGGCCGTGGCCCCCATGCAGGACCTTTTGGCCCTGGGCCAGGAGGCGCGCATGAACATGCCCTCCAAAGCTAAGGGCAACTGGACTTGGCGCTGCCCCGCCCACGCCCTGAGCGACGAGCTGGCCGCGAAGCTCAAGGCCATGACGGGGCTGTACGGGCGTGGCAGGTAA
- a CDS encoding OsmC family protein, with amino-acid sequence MIVCESMEKDFQVRFTDGVREAVSDTTPDHGGTGEGFNPHALLEASLGNCIAIVTRMSARKHGIPLTGVIVKVNLNRDDSAKAVFEYSVEFTGDLDDQMREKLLRVAKACPVHKTLQRQLEFVQV; translated from the coding sequence ATGATCGTTTGCGAGAGTATGGAGAAGGATTTCCAGGTGCGCTTCACCGACGGCGTGCGCGAGGCCGTGTCGGACACCACGCCGGACCATGGCGGCACGGGCGAGGGGTTCAATCCCCATGCCCTGTTGGAGGCCTCGTTGGGCAACTGCATTGCTATCGTCACGCGCATGTCGGCGCGCAAGCACGGCATCCCGCTTACGGGCGTCATCGTGAAGGTGAATCTCAACCGGGACGATTCGGCCAAGGCGGTGTTCGAGTATTCCGTCGAGTTCACGGGCGACCTGGACGACCAGATGCGCGAGAAGCTTCTGCGCGTGGCCAAGGCCTGTCCGGTGCACAAGACCCTGCAGCGCCAGCTGGAGTTCGTGCAGGTCTAG
- a CDS encoding DUF3536 domain-containing protein produces the protein MIRHVCIHCHFYQPPRENPWLGEVEVQDSAAPYHDWNQRIAAECYGPCAKARILDAQGRIVNLIDVYSRISFNFGPTLLSWMARHEPRIHEAVVQADKASRKRFGGHGSALAQVYNHMILPLANPDDKRTQIFWGVQDFMARFGRDPEGMWLPECAVDTPSLEALADAGIKFVLLAQRQARRSRRLGRTPAPWIEHHGDLDPTAGYRIELPSGRSMAAFFHDAPISSDLAFSNLAHDGQAFYDRLLGAFTSAGRDWPQLVHVAADGETFGHHHPGGDMALAYCLGRLEGDPSVSLTNLGLYLAKHPPVFQVEIHENSSWSCIHGVERWRSDCGCNSGSRPGWTQAWRAPLRKAVDWLAARADSIFESEGAKLFKDPATARDASIRIILDRSPENTAGFLSEHALAPPSPQDAVTMLKLLEMVRMAQLTFTSCGWFFDEISGIETVQIMQYAARCTELAEDLSGRSIEKRFAAMLALAPSNVLENGAKAYEAYARPARAGLRHVAAHAGVAALFSDRPETYGLGRWTVRAIGLAALRSPEFSVVSGQCQASSELTRESQDFTIAAVHMGGHHAICGVDRFEGAEDLHRLRASLARAFERGDKAGALSTLHSRFVVHTYSLANLFRDEQRSILARVMAPALEVVAESNRRIFRENLESLKFLAWVHSPLPREVLDAGRNAAQRDLEDIFASDALDAPRLKDVAAQVRRWGLELDTGRLGMLASVWVERFARRFAEKPRVAARLETLLTAVELCVPLALPVALREAQDACFDAARKVYPAMKAKEPKGDWVQAFERLGRVLKVKVEKVVGEEKGKETKKE, from the coding sequence ATGATCAGACACGTCTGCATCCACTGCCACTTCTACCAGCCCCCGCGCGAGAACCCCTGGCTCGGGGAGGTGGAAGTGCAGGACTCCGCCGCGCCCTACCACGACTGGAACCAGCGCATCGCCGCCGAATGCTACGGCCCCTGCGCCAAGGCCCGCATACTGGACGCCCAGGGGCGCATCGTCAACCTGATCGATGTCTATTCGCGCATTAGCTTCAATTTCGGCCCCACCCTGCTCTCGTGGATGGCCCGGCACGAGCCGCGCATCCACGAGGCCGTGGTCCAGGCGGACAAGGCCTCGCGCAAGCGCTTCGGCGGCCACGGCTCGGCCCTGGCCCAGGTCTACAACCACATGATCCTGCCCCTGGCCAACCCGGACGACAAGCGCACGCAGATATTCTGGGGCGTCCAGGACTTCATGGCCCGCTTCGGACGCGACCCCGAGGGAATGTGGCTGCCCGAATGCGCCGTGGACACCCCAAGCCTCGAGGCCCTGGCCGACGCCGGAATCAAGTTCGTGCTCCTGGCCCAGCGCCAGGCGCGCCGCTCCCGCCGCCTGGGCAGGACGCCCGCCCCTTGGATCGAGCACCATGGCGACCTGGACCCCACCGCCGGCTACCGCATAGAGCTGCCCTCGGGGCGCTCCATGGCCGCCTTCTTCCACGACGCCCCCATCTCCTCGGACCTGGCCTTCAGCAACCTGGCCCACGACGGCCAAGCCTTCTACGACCGTCTCCTGGGCGCGTTCACCTCCGCGGGGCGCGACTGGCCGCAGCTGGTCCACGTGGCCGCGGACGGAGAAACCTTCGGCCACCACCATCCCGGCGGGGACATGGCCCTGGCCTACTGCCTGGGACGCCTGGAGGGCGACCCCTCCGTCAGCCTCACCAACCTCGGGCTCTACTTGGCCAAACACCCGCCCGTGTTCCAGGTGGAGATCCACGAGAACTCCTCCTGGAGCTGCATCCACGGCGTGGAGCGCTGGCGCTCGGACTGCGGCTGCAACTCCGGCTCGCGCCCGGGCTGGACCCAGGCATGGCGCGCGCCGCTCAGAAAGGCCGTGGACTGGCTGGCCGCCCGCGCGGACTCGATCTTCGAAAGCGAGGGCGCGAAACTCTTCAAGGACCCGGCCACAGCCCGCGACGCCTCCATCCGCATCATCCTGGACCGCTCGCCCGAGAACACGGCCGGGTTTCTCTCCGAGCATGCCCTGGCCCCGCCCTCTCCCCAGGACGCCGTGACCATGCTCAAGCTCCTGGAAATGGTGCGCATGGCCCAACTCACCTTCACCAGTTGCGGCTGGTTCTTCGACGAAATCTCCGGCATCGAGACCGTGCAGATCATGCAGTACGCCGCACGCTGCACCGAGCTCGCCGAAGATCTCTCCGGCCGCAGCATCGAGAAGCGCTTCGCGGCCATGCTGGCCCTGGCCCCGTCCAACGTGCTGGAAAACGGGGCCAAGGCCTACGAAGCATACGCCCGCCCCGCCAGGGCCGGTCTTCGCCATGTGGCCGCCCACGCCGGGGTGGCCGCCCTCTTCTCCGACCGGCCGGAAACCTACGGCCTGGGCCGCTGGACCGTGCGCGCCATCGGGCTCGCCGCCCTGCGTTCCCCGGAGTTCTCCGTTGTCAGCGGCCAGTGCCAGGCATCATCGGAACTGACCCGCGAAAGCCAGGATTTCACCATCGCCGCCGTGCACATGGGCGGTCACCACGCGATCTGCGGCGTGGACCGCTTCGAGGGAGCCGAGGACCTGCACCGCCTGCGCGCGAGCCTGGCCCGGGCCTTCGAGCGCGGCGACAAGGCCGGAGCGCTCTCCACGCTCCACTCGCGCTTCGTCGTGCACACATACTCCCTGGCCAACCTCTTCAGGGACGAACAGCGCTCCATCCTGGCGCGGGTCATGGCCCCCGCCCTGGAGGTCGTCGCCGAATCCAATCGGCGCATCTTCCGCGAAAACCTGGAGAGCCTGAAATTTCTGGCCTGGGTCCATTCGCCCCTGCCGCGCGAGGTCCTGGACGCCGGACGCAACGCCGCCCAGCGGGACCTGGAGGACATCTTCGCCTCGGACGCGTTGGACGCCCCGCGCCTGAAGGACGTCGCCGCCCAGGTGCGGCGCTGGGGGCTCGAACTCGATACGGGACGGCTCGGCATGCTGGCCTCGGTCTGGGTGGAACGGTTCGCCCGCCGCTTCGCCGAAAAGCCGCGCGTCGCGGCAAGGCTCGAGACGCTGCTCACGGCCGTGGAGCTGTGCGTGCCGCTGGCGCTGCCCGTGGCCCTGCGCGAAGCCCAGGACGCCTGCTTCGATGCCGCCCGGAAGGTCTACCCGGCCATGAAGGCCAAGGAGCCGAAGGGGGATTGGGTGCAGGCGTTCGAGCGGCTTGGACGGGTGTTGAAGGTGAAGGTGGAGAAGGTCGTGGGGGAAGAGAAGGGGAAAGAAACCAAGAAAGAGTAA
- the glgB gene encoding 1,4-alpha-glucan branching protein GlgB: protein MAASVIHGVSLFTDHDIYLFKEGTHFRLYEKLGSHPMTVDGREGTLFAVWAPNARKVSVIGDFNGWDRKAHPMTVRLDGSGIWEGFVPGVGSGTVYKYHITSRVHGRHLEKADPFAMAWEIPPRSASVVWGLDFSWNDADWMAKRTERQALDAPVSVYEMHLGSWKRHHHNWDSLSYREMADQLPGYLAEMGFTHVEFLPVMEHPFYGSWGYQTLGYFAPSSRFGTPQDFMHLIDSLHRAGIGVILDWVPSHFPTDGHGLGLFDGTHLYEHEDPRQGYHPDWKSYIFNYSRHEVRAFVISSALFWLDHYHADGLRVDAVASMLYLDYSRKDGEWVPNCFGGKENLDAIELLRRLNEAAYTNFPGIQTIAEESTDWGMVSRPPYLGGLGFGMKWNMGWMHDTLNYFSKDPVFRKYHHGQLSFSIWYAFNENFVLPLSHDEVVHGKGSLMGKMPGDDWQKFAGLRLLYGYMWTHPGKKLLFQGGEVAQRAEWNHDAEVEWGLLQFPGHEGVRRWVKDLNALYKAEPALHQTDFDHKGFEWVDFHDAEASVLSFLRFGKNRGDMVLACFNFTPVVRENYRVGVPQGGLWREMLNSDSDWYHGSGVGNAGRVMAEATESHHRSHTLTLTLPPMGMVILKPE from the coding sequence ATGGCCGCAAGCGTCATCCACGGTGTGAGCCTCTTCACCGACCACGATATCTACCTGTTCAAGGAAGGCACACACTTCCGCCTCTACGAGAAGCTGGGCTCCCACCCCATGACCGTGGACGGCCGGGAAGGCACCCTCTTCGCCGTGTGGGCCCCCAACGCCCGCAAGGTCTCGGTCATCGGCGACTTCAACGGCTGGGACCGCAAGGCCCACCCCATGACCGTGCGCTTGGACGGCTCGGGAATATGGGAAGGATTCGTGCCCGGCGTGGGCTCCGGAACGGTCTACAAGTACCACATCACCTCCCGCGTGCACGGCAGGCATCTGGAAAAGGCCGATCCCTTCGCCATGGCCTGGGAGATCCCGCCGCGCTCCGCCTCGGTGGTCTGGGGCCTGGATTTCTCCTGGAACGACGCGGACTGGATGGCCAAACGCACCGAACGCCAGGCCTTGGACGCGCCCGTGTCCGTCTACGAGATGCACCTGGGCTCCTGGAAGCGCCACCACCACAACTGGGACTCGCTCTCCTACCGGGAAATGGCCGACCAGCTGCCCGGCTACCTGGCCGAGATGGGCTTCACCCACGTGGAGTTCCTGCCGGTCATGGAGCACCCGTTCTACGGCTCCTGGGGCTACCAGACGCTCGGCTACTTCGCCCCGTCCAGCCGCTTCGGCACGCCGCAGGACTTCATGCACTTGATCGACAGCCTGCACCGCGCGGGCATCGGGGTCATCCTCGACTGGGTGCCCTCGCACTTCCCCACCGACGGGCACGGCCTGGGGCTCTTCGACGGCACCCACCTCTACGAGCATGAGGACCCACGCCAGGGCTACCACCCCGACTGGAAGAGCTACATCTTCAACTACAGCCGCCACGAGGTGCGCGCCTTCGTCATTTCCTCGGCCCTCTTCTGGCTGGACCACTACCACGCCGACGGCCTGCGCGTGGACGCCGTGGCCTCCATGCTCTACCTGGACTACTCCCGCAAGGACGGCGAATGGGTGCCCAACTGCTTCGGCGGAAAGGAGAACCTGGACGCCATCGAGCTTCTGCGGCGCCTGAACGAGGCCGCCTACACCAACTTCCCCGGCATCCAGACCATCGCCGAGGAGTCCACCGACTGGGGCATGGTCTCGCGCCCGCCCTACCTCGGCGGCCTGGGCTTCGGCATGAAGTGGAACATGGGCTGGATGCACGACACCCTGAATTACTTCTCCAAGGACCCGGTATTTCGCAAATACCACCACGGCCAGCTCTCGTTCTCCATCTGGTACGCCTTCAACGAGAACTTCGTGCTGCCGCTGTCCCACGACGAGGTGGTGCACGGCAAAGGCTCGCTCATGGGCAAGATGCCCGGCGACGACTGGCAGAAGTTCGCGGGACTGCGCCTGCTCTACGGCTACATGTGGACCCACCCCGGCAAGAAGCTCCTCTTCCAGGGCGGCGAGGTGGCCCAGCGCGCCGAATGGAACCACGACGCCGAAGTGGAGTGGGGCCTCTTGCAGTTCCCGGGGCACGAGGGCGTGCGCCGCTGGGTCAAGGACCTGAACGCCCTCTACAAGGCCGAGCCCGCCCTGCACCAGACCGACTTCGACCACAAGGGCTTCGAATGGGTGGACTTCCACGACGCCGAGGCCAGCGTTTTGTCGTTCCTGCGCTTCGGAAAGAACCGTGGAGACATGGTCCTGGCCTGCTTCAACTTCACCCCCGTGGTGCGCGAGAACTACCGCGTGGGCGTGCCCCAGGGCGGACTCTGGCGCGAAATGCTCAACTCGGATTCGGATTGGTACCACGGCTCGGGCGTGGGCAACGCCGGGCGGGTGATGGCCGAGGCCACCGAAAGCCACCATAGGAGCCATACCCTCACGTTGACCCTGCCGCCCATGGGGATGGTGATTCTGAAGCCGGAGTAG
- a CDS encoding HAD family hydrolase has protein sequence MQSGKRLRAVVFDFDGTLARPALDFALMKRRIAALAARSGVPAEPGPLPALEWIQALASAMGEPQGSAFERQAHALIEDMEREAAARTSLFAFARPALDRLRARGVASAVITRNNRNSVDAVFPDARVYLPVVLTREDVGAVKPDPSHLLAALEAVGVAPREALMVGDHPQDVLTARRAGTLAGAVASGGTTWEELAQSEPDFLEEDAGMLIGKLEERGFI, from the coding sequence ATGCAAAGCGGCAAGCGCCTGCGCGCTGTGGTCTTCGATTTCGACGGCACCCTGGCCCGTCCGGCCCTGGACTTCGCCCTGATGAAACGGCGTATCGCCGCGCTGGCAGCGCGATCGGGCGTCCCCGCCGAGCCCGGCCCCCTGCCCGCCCTGGAGTGGATACAGGCCCTTGCGTCAGCCATGGGAGAACCGCAAGGCTCGGCCTTCGAGCGCCAGGCCCACGCCCTCATCGAAGACATGGAACGCGAAGCCGCCGCCCGCACCAGCCTCTTCGCCTTCGCCCGCCCCGCCCTGGACCGCCTGCGCGCCCGAGGCGTGGCCAGCGCAGTCATCACCCGCAACAACCGCAACTCCGTGGACGCCGTCTTCCCCGACGCGCGGGTGTACCTCCCGGTGGTGCTCACCCGCGAGGACGTGGGCGCCGTCAAGCCCGACCCCTCGCACCTGCTGGCCGCCCTGGAGGCCGTGGGCGTGGCGCCGAGAGAAGCCCTCATGGTGGGCGACCACCCCCAGGACGTGCTCACCGCCCGCCGCGCCGGGACACTGGCGGGAGCCGTGGCCAGCGGCGGCACCACCTGGGAGGAGCTGGCTCAGTCGGAGCCGGACTTTTTGGAAGAGGACGCCGGGATGCTGATCGGGAAGCTGGAAGAGCGGGGATTTATTTAA